The following proteins are co-located in the Pedobacter sp. FW305-3-2-15-E-R2A2 genome:
- a CDS encoding glycoside hydrolase family 9 protein: MMKSIFYGSLFMLFALNSTEALAQKTENQQIFFDQSGFYPALDKSVLLTGAVPGGSFELIALPGRQSVYTGSLSEQKSTGYSGIKTRIADFSSFQQPGTYLIRIPGIGESSAFPIGDDVHQDLAGAALKGFYYQRASSALDKNYAGKWYRASGHPDTAVQIHPSAVSKNRQANSRINVAGGWYDAGDYNKYIVNSGISTATLLSAYEDFPEYFLSLKATLPNAKNKVPDILTEAIYNLRWMLKMQDPADGGVYNKCTNLDFDAMVMPEQALATRYVVAKGTAATLNMAAVAAQASRILKNFPEQYPGLADSCRSAAALAWNWAVKNPNLAYDQDLMNRTFDLKVNTGGYGDKDFEDEWIWASAELLASTAEQKYFDAFFARLNAPVNLPSWSYVGILGYYSLIRCQHKLPEAYKNITSILKKKVVSIADRYLQARKTGAYGTVMGSALSDFIWGSNSVAMNQGVLLINAYLFTQNKDYLNAALGNLDYVLGRNPTGYSFVTGIGTKSPMNPHHRPSSADGINDPVPGLLVGGPNSEKQDGLTYGSAEPELSYLDDVASYASNEIAINWNAPLVYLVNALECMQKKVNENLHE; this comes from the coding sequence ATGATGAAATCCATATTTTACGGATCGCTTTTTATGCTTTTCGCACTAAATTCAACTGAGGCCCTGGCCCAAAAGACCGAAAACCAGCAAATCTTTTTCGATCAGTCCGGATTTTATCCGGCTTTGGATAAAAGTGTGCTCCTCACCGGAGCTGTTCCGGGAGGTAGTTTTGAACTCATTGCGTTACCAGGCAGGCAGTCGGTATATACCGGATCACTGTCTGAGCAGAAAAGTACAGGCTATTCCGGAATTAAGACCAGGATCGCAGATTTTAGCAGTTTCCAACAACCCGGAACTTATTTAATCCGGATTCCGGGAATCGGCGAATCTTCGGCTTTCCCGATTGGGGATGATGTGCATCAGGACCTGGCAGGAGCGGCTTTGAAAGGGTTTTATTACCAGCGGGCTTCTTCAGCACTGGATAAAAATTATGCAGGAAAGTGGTACCGGGCTTCGGGACACCCGGACACTGCGGTTCAGATTCATCCTTCAGCTGTCTCCAAAAACCGACAGGCCAATAGCCGCATTAATGTTGCGGGAGGCTGGTATGATGCAGGCGATTACAATAAGTACATCGTCAACAGCGGGATTTCTACTGCCACCTTACTTTCCGCATACGAAGACTTTCCTGAGTACTTCCTTAGCCTGAAAGCAACCCTTCCAAACGCGAAAAATAAGGTGCCGGATATATTGACCGAGGCCATCTATAATTTACGCTGGATGCTGAAGATGCAGGATCCTGCTGATGGAGGTGTATATAATAAATGTACAAATCTTGATTTCGATGCGATGGTGATGCCGGAGCAGGCGTTAGCTACCCGGTATGTCGTGGCAAAAGGTACTGCCGCAACGCTGAATATGGCCGCCGTTGCCGCTCAGGCATCCCGTATTTTAAAGAATTTTCCGGAACAGTATCCCGGCCTGGCCGATAGCTGCCGTTCTGCAGCTGCCCTGGCCTGGAATTGGGCGGTCAAAAATCCAAACCTTGCTTACGATCAGGACCTGATGAACAGGACCTTCGACCTGAAGGTAAATACAGGTGGTTATGGAGATAAGGATTTCGAAGATGAATGGATCTGGGCTTCGGCCGAGTTACTGGCATCTACCGCGGAGCAAAAATACTTTGATGCTTTCTTTGCGCGCCTGAATGCCCCTGTGAATTTGCCGAGTTGGAGTTATGTAGGAATTCTGGGGTATTACTCCCTGATCAGATGTCAGCATAAACTTCCGGAAGCCTATAAAAATATCACCAGCATTTTAAAGAAGAAAGTGGTTTCCATTGCAGATCGTTACCTGCAGGCCCGCAAAACGGGTGCCTATGGTACAGTGATGGGCAGCGCGCTATCGGACTTTATATGGGGGAGTAATTCGGTCGCCATGAACCAGGGTGTTCTGCTCATTAATGCTTATTTATTCACACAAAACAAGGATTACCTGAATGCGGCACTTGGAAACCTGGATTACGTTCTGGGAAGAAATCCAACGGGTTATTCCTTTGTAACGGGCATCGGTACCAAATCACCCATGAATCCGCATCACCGTCCATCTTCTGCAGATGGGATCAACGATCCGGTTCCTGGCCTGCTCGTTGGCGGACCCAATTCCGAAAAGCAGGATGGGTTAACGTATGGATCTGCAGAGCCGGAATTGTCGTATCTGGATGATGTTGCCTCTTATGCAAGTAATGAAATTGCGATCAACTGGAATGCGCCTTTGGTCTATCTTGTAAATGCCCTGGAGTGTATGCAAAAGAAGGTAAACGAAAATTTACATGAATAG
- a CDS encoding carbohydrate binding domain-containing protein, whose amino-acid sequence MKLLKYLAVGMLMLSVNYSAMAQKNLVTNGGFEDELSGWVDYSAKVTPYVFSTGKMSSALVSHDPSKWTGMHQIVSLPKNTQYILMTARIKADEVSVGKEAWNGALFLFEMLNKDESKVGEGINIASVTGTQDWKLYERAYIIPSGVTKIKLLFALGYVSGTMFIDDVSLKAISQADYEKYL is encoded by the coding sequence ATGAAATTATTAAAATATCTAGCTGTGGGCATGCTGATGCTCAGCGTTAATTACTCCGCAATGGCGCAAAAAAATCTGGTCACAAATGGTGGCTTTGAAGATGAGCTTAGCGGATGGGTGGATTATTCTGCCAAGGTTACCCCTTATGTTTTTAGTACCGGAAAAATGAGCAGCGCACTGGTTTCTCATGATCCCTCAAAATGGACAGGAATGCATCAAATTGTATCCCTTCCCAAAAACACACAATATATCCTGATGACTGCCCGGATTAAGGCAGATGAAGTGAGCGTTGGAAAGGAAGCCTGGAATGGGGCTCTTTTCCTGTTTGAAATGCTCAATAAGGACGAATCAAAAGTCGGAGAGGGGATTAACATCGCTTCAGTTACCGGAACCCAGGACTGGAAGCTTTATGAACGAGCCTATATCATTCCTTCCGGGGTGACGAAAATAAAGCTGTTGTTTGCACTGGGCTATGTATCCGGGACAATGTTTATTGATGATGTGAGCCTCAAAGCAATCAGTCAGGCCGATTATGAAAAATATCTGTAA